One Deinococcus misasensis DSM 22328 genomic window carries:
- a CDS encoding glycoside hydrolase family 5 protein, producing the protein MKKLALTATLMTLTLAACSTQTLPEQQVQSQGITVQNWTASVVNWNTVIKNNGNTVVLKGINWFGLDGSQQMGGTWTSHVQNGVTKNHDLDFWFTKIKALGFNAIRIPLSADTIWQNHSGSNTMLNTVIQKANQYDMYVVLGYQTCSPNYLGGNLVGDPSTCPDRTWNLSYWLSYMNRLAVVAKNNPNVVAIDLFNEPHKLSWATWKGYAEQAITEIEKVYSTLPGRSIMYFVEGTGGTPNWGADITPAATPANRLFATQNSNGTYSYQHFNKIVYSPHFYGKWVTATQAVNIVKTVVDSNNGNGVPVIIGEFGMVPSATATGGTQWGADFINGVKYKASSYFYWALNANEYDGPYGILRNEANGNSNWCIAESSIITTIRDNYSIVAGTPGLTISPSTPLNTVCY; encoded by the coding sequence ATGAAGAAACTTGCCCTCACTGCCACCCTGATGACCCTCACCCTCGCTGCCTGTTCCACCCAAACCCTGCCCGAGCAACAGGTTCAATCTCAGGGCATCACCGTTCAGAACTGGACAGCCAGTGTGGTGAACTGGAACACCGTCATCAAAAACAACGGAAACACTGTGGTGCTCAAGGGCATCAACTGGTTCGGGCTGGATGGCAGCCAGCAAATGGGCGGCACCTGGACCAGCCACGTGCAAAACGGCGTCACCAAAAACCACGATCTGGACTTCTGGTTCACCAAGATCAAAGCCCTCGGCTTCAATGCCATTCGCATTCCCCTTTCGGCAGACACCATCTGGCAAAACCACAGCGGAAGCAACACCATGCTGAACACCGTGATCCAGAAAGCCAACCAGTACGACATGTACGTGGTGCTGGGATACCAGACCTGCAGCCCCAATTACCTCGGGGGAAATCTGGTCGGTGACCCCAGCACCTGCCCGGACCGCACATGGAACCTCAGTTACTGGCTGTCTTACATGAACCGTCTGGCTGTTGTGGCCAAAAACAATCCCAACGTGGTGGCTATTGACCTGTTCAATGAACCCCACAAACTAAGCTGGGCCACCTGGAAAGGCTATGCAGAACAGGCCATCACCGAAATTGAGAAGGTCTACAGCACCCTGCCTGGACGCAGCATCATGTACTTTGTGGAAGGCACCGGGGGCACACCCAACTGGGGAGCAGACATCACCCCAGCAGCTACCCCTGCCAACCGCCTGTTCGCTACCCAAAACTCAAACGGCACCTATTCTTACCAACACTTCAACAAGATCGTGTATTCTCCCCACTTCTATGGCAAATGGGTGACCGCCACGCAGGCCGTGAACATCGTGAAAACCGTGGTGGACAGCAACAATGGCAACGGTGTTCCAGTGATCATTGGCGAATTCGGGATGGTGCCCAGCGCCACAGCCACAGGTGGCACACAATGGGGAGCAGACTTCATCAATGGGGTCAAATACAAAGCCTCCAGCTACTTCTACTGGGCCCTCAACGCCAACGAATACGATGGCCCTTACGGCATCCTGAGAAACGAAGCCAACGGAAACAGCAACTGGTGCATTGCGGAGTCCTCCATCATCACCACCATTCGGGACAACTACAGCATCGTGGCAGGAACACCCGGACTCACCATCTCACCCAGCACACCCCTCAACACCGTCTGTTACTGA
- a CDS encoding TROVE domain-containing protein, with protein MKWTKHFQTARTPQNQPIPGSNQKANHAGGYAWEVSDWTQLDRFLILGSEGGTFYVGEQKLTVQNAQAVQRCIEQDGIRTVERIAEISESGRAPKNDPALFALAMCASFGDEKTRKAALEALPRVARIGTHLFHFMEFIQQFRGWGRGLRRAIADWYNQKDLKALALQAVKYRQRDGWTHRDALRLAHPVAPSEGHQKLYRWITRDQFEPATGLELIEAFKQVQQASVPEAVKLIKRHRLPREALPTELLVRPEVWEALLPHMPLEAMVRNLANMTRVGLLTPMSDASRLVQRKLGNSEAILKARIHPIKILAALRTYAGGQGMRGHGQWTPVQQVVDALDGAFYSAFGNVTPTGKRIMLALDVSGSMEWGHIAGIPGLTPRVASAALALVTASTEAQHMVMGFSHQLVPIGISPRQRLDDVLNTVGRVPMGGTDCALPMLHALKENIPVDAFIVYTDSETWYGNVHPAQALQRYRREMGIAAKLIVVGMQSNRFSIADPRDGGMLDVVGFDTATPEVMSDFMVQ; from the coding sequence ATGAAGTGGACGAAACATTTCCAGACTGCTCGCACGCCTCAGAACCAACCCATTCCCGGAAGCAACCAGAAGGCCAACCATGCCGGAGGTTACGCCTGGGAGGTCAGCGACTGGACCCAACTGGACCGGTTTTTGATCCTCGGCTCTGAAGGCGGAACGTTTTATGTGGGTGAGCAGAAACTCACCGTGCAAAATGCACAGGCCGTTCAGCGCTGCATCGAACAGGACGGAATCCGCACCGTTGAACGCATCGCTGAAATCAGCGAATCGGGACGTGCGCCCAAAAACGATCCAGCCCTGTTTGCTCTGGCCATGTGCGCCAGTTTTGGAGATGAAAAGACCCGCAAAGCCGCTCTTGAGGCTCTGCCCAGAGTGGCCCGCATCGGGACGCATTTGTTTCACTTCATGGAGTTCATCCAGCAGTTTCGGGGATGGGGTCGTGGCCTCAGACGGGCCATTGCAGACTGGTACAACCAGAAAGACCTGAAAGCTCTGGCGTTGCAGGCCGTGAAATACCGCCAGAGGGACGGTTGGACCCACAGGGACGCTTTGCGTCTGGCACACCCTGTTGCTCCTTCAGAGGGTCACCAGAAGCTGTACCGCTGGATCACCCGTGACCAGTTTGAACCTGCTACAGGTCTGGAGCTGATCGAAGCCTTCAAGCAGGTCCAGCAAGCTTCTGTGCCTGAAGCTGTGAAATTGATTAAACGGCACAGGTTGCCCCGCGAAGCCCTGCCCACCGAGCTTCTGGTCCGTCCCGAGGTGTGGGAAGCGTTGCTGCCCCACATGCCTCTGGAAGCGATGGTGCGCAACCTCGCCAACATGACCCGCGTGGGCTTGCTGACCCCCATGTCGGATGCAAGCCGTCTGGTGCAGCGCAAACTGGGCAACTCCGAGGCCATTTTGAAAGCCCGCATCCACCCCATCAAAATTCTGGCCGCCTTGCGCACCTACGCCGGAGGTCAGGGCATGCGTGGACACGGCCAGTGGACCCCTGTTCAGCAGGTGGTGGACGCTCTGGATGGAGCGTTTTACAGCGCTTTTGGCAATGTGACGCCCACAGGAAAACGCATCATGCTGGCTCTGGATGTGTCGGGCAGCATGGAATGGGGGCACATTGCAGGGATTCCCGGCCTGACCCCCAGAGTGGCCAGCGCTGCACTGGCTCTGGTGACGGCTTCCACCGAAGCCCAGCACATGGTGATGGGTTTCAGCCACCAGTTGGTGCCGATTGGCATTTCTCCTCGCCAGAGGCTGGACGACGTCCTGAACACCGTGGGACGCGTCCCAATGGGCGGAACCGACTGTGCCCTCCCCATGCTGCACGCATTGAAGGAAAACATCCCTGTGGATGCTTTCATCGTTTACACCGACAGCGAGACGTGGTATGGCAACGTTCACCCTGCACAGGCGTTGCAGCGTTACCGCAGGGAAATGGGCATTGCTGCCAAACTGATCGTGGTGGGCATGCAGTCCAACCGGTTCAGCATTGCGGATCCTCGGGACGGTGGAATGCTGGATGTGGTGGGTTTTGACACCGCCACCCCTGAGGTCATGAGCGATTTCATGGTGCAGTGA